The following coding sequences are from one Primulina eburnea isolate SZY01 chromosome 15, ASM2296580v1, whole genome shotgun sequence window:
- the LOC140814136 gene encoding protein NRT1/ PTR FAMILY 4.5-like isoform X2 has protein sequence MGENMETGYDILTPSKVNNGKGGFRAASFVFVLAALDNMGFVANLVSLVLYFSYKMHFDLSSAANALTNLMGSAFLLSIIGGLISDTYISRFKTCLIFGSLEVLALSMMTIQAHDDNLLPKPCGKSSCIQGGIAVYFYASLCILALGIGGVKGSLPALGADQFDAKNPKEAKGLASYFNWLLLSSVVGSSIGVTVIVWFATNKNNQNWWKGFLTCAIGSSVGFIFLAFGKPFYRLQVPRESPLVRIIQAVVVAIKNRGLSLPLGTSELYEINEKDSDPTAQKIVHTNQFRWLDKAAILHRNAEPSPWKVCTITQVEEVKILIRMLPIIASTILLNTCMAQLQTFSVQQGYRMDPHLGSFQVPAASIPIIPLLFMIILIPIYDRLFVPFIRNFTKHPSGITQLQRIGVGLVLSALSMAIAAVIEVKRRNQSLNNPLKPISLFWLAFQYGIFGIADMFTLVGSLEFFYKEAPAGMRSLSTSFTYISQSFGYFLSSVFVSAINSVTKRISPSKQGWLYGQDLDKNNLNLFFWFLAILSGLNFICFLYFATWYEYKNNDANVVDKNAVPTSQSINPLFKAVAEQDPLKAVNGGSAVELTNGKD, from the exons ATG GGGGAAAACATGGAGACAGGGTACGACATTCTAACCCCATCGAAAGTCAACAATGGGAAAGGAGGATTCAGAGCAGCTTCCTTCGTTTTCG TTTTGGCGGCATTGGACAATATGGGTTTTGTTGCCAATTTAGTGAGCTTGGTTCTCTACTTCTCGTACAAGATGCACTTTGATCTGTCTAGTGCTGCAAACGCTCTCACAAATCTCATGGGATCAGCTTTCTTGTTGTCAATTATTGGTGGTTTGATCTCAGATACTTACATTAGCAGATTCAAGACTTGCCTAATCTTCGGCTCTCTTGAAGTGTTG GCTCTATCAATGATGACAATTCAGGCTCATGATGATAATTTACTACCAAAACCTTGCGGAAAGTCAAGTTGCATTCAAGGTGGAATTGCTGTCTATTTCTACGCGTCGTTGTGTATCTTGGCGTTAGGTATTGGTGGGGTAAAGGGTTCTCTTCCAGCACTTGGTGCTGACCAATTCGATGCTAAAAACCCGAAAGAAGCCAAGGGTCTTGCTAGCTATTTCAACTGGCTCTTGCTTAGTTCTGTTGTTGGTTCGTCAATTGGTGTTACTGTCATTGTTTGGTTTGCCACTAATAAGAACAATCAGAATTGGTGGAAAGGATTTCTTACTTGTGCTATTGGTTCTTCAGTCGGATTTATCTTTCTCGCGTTTGGGAAACCGTTCTACCGCCTTCAAGTCCCGCGAGAAAGCCCTCTTGTAAGAATTATACAG GCTGTAGTTGTGGCAATAAAAAATCGTGGGTTGTCACTTCCATTGGGAACTAGTGAACTATATGAGATCAACGAGAAAGATTCAGACCCAACAGCTCAAAAAATTGTTCATACCAATCAATTTAG GTGGCTGGACAAAGCAGCGATTCTCCATCGAAACGCTGAGCCCTCCCCTTGGAAAGTTTGCACAATAACACAAGTGGAAGAAGTAAAAATCTTAATTAGAATGCTGCCAATTATTGCTAGTACAATCCTGCTTAACACATGCATGGCACAGCTACAAACATTCTCAGTTCAACAAGGCTACCGAATGGATCCCCATCTTGGTTCTTTCCAAGTTCCAGCCGCTTCAATCCCCATCATCCCCTTACTCTTTATGATCATCCTTATTCCAATCTACGACCGTCTTTTTGTCCCCTTTATTCGTAATTTCACAAAGCATCCATCTGGAATCACACAGCTTCAAAGAATAGGTGTTGGCCTAGTTCTCTCGGCTCTGTCCATGGCCATCGCCGCAGTTATAGAAGTTAAGAGGAGAAATCAATCTTTGAATAATCCGTTGAAGCCCATTAGTCTTTTTTGGTTGGCATTTCAATACGGGATATTCGGTATTGCTGATATGTTTACTTTAGTGGGATCGCTTGAATTTTTCTACAAAGAAGCTCCTGCTGGCATGAGGTCACTCTCAACCTCTTTCACGTATATATCACAATCTTTTGGGTATTTCTTGAGCAGTGTTTTCGTGAGTGCTATAAATTCAGTTACGAAAAGAATCTCGCCAAGCAAACAAGGTTGGTTGTATGGACAAGATTTGGACAAGAACAATTTGAATTTGTTCTTTTGGTTCTTGGCAATCTTGAGCGGGCTCAACTTTATCTGCTTTCTGTATTTCGCAACATGGTACGAATACAAAAACAATGACGCAAATGTAGTCGATAAGAATGCTGTTCCAACTTCCCAGTCCATCAATCCTCTCTTCAAGGCAGTGGCGGAACAGGATCCGTTGAAGGCTGTAAATGGTGGCTCCGCCGTTGAGCTAACGAATGGGAAAGATTGA
- the LOC140814136 gene encoding protein NRT1/ PTR FAMILY 4.5-like isoform X1 has translation MQGENMETGYDILTPSKVNNGKGGFRAASFVFVLAALDNMGFVANLVSLVLYFSYKMHFDLSSAANALTNLMGSAFLLSIIGGLISDTYISRFKTCLIFGSLEVLALSMMTIQAHDDNLLPKPCGKSSCIQGGIAVYFYASLCILALGIGGVKGSLPALGADQFDAKNPKEAKGLASYFNWLLLSSVVGSSIGVTVIVWFATNKNNQNWWKGFLTCAIGSSVGFIFLAFGKPFYRLQVPRESPLVRIIQAVVVAIKNRGLSLPLGTSELYEINEKDSDPTAQKIVHTNQFRWLDKAAILHRNAEPSPWKVCTITQVEEVKILIRMLPIIASTILLNTCMAQLQTFSVQQGYRMDPHLGSFQVPAASIPIIPLLFMIILIPIYDRLFVPFIRNFTKHPSGITQLQRIGVGLVLSALSMAIAAVIEVKRRNQSLNNPLKPISLFWLAFQYGIFGIADMFTLVGSLEFFYKEAPAGMRSLSTSFTYISQSFGYFLSSVFVSAINSVTKRISPSKQGWLYGQDLDKNNLNLFFWFLAILSGLNFICFLYFATWYEYKNNDANVVDKNAVPTSQSINPLFKAVAEQDPLKAVNGGSAVELTNGKD, from the exons ATG CAGGGGGAAAACATGGAGACAGGGTACGACATTCTAACCCCATCGAAAGTCAACAATGGGAAAGGAGGATTCAGAGCAGCTTCCTTCGTTTTCG TTTTGGCGGCATTGGACAATATGGGTTTTGTTGCCAATTTAGTGAGCTTGGTTCTCTACTTCTCGTACAAGATGCACTTTGATCTGTCTAGTGCTGCAAACGCTCTCACAAATCTCATGGGATCAGCTTTCTTGTTGTCAATTATTGGTGGTTTGATCTCAGATACTTACATTAGCAGATTCAAGACTTGCCTAATCTTCGGCTCTCTTGAAGTGTTG GCTCTATCAATGATGACAATTCAGGCTCATGATGATAATTTACTACCAAAACCTTGCGGAAAGTCAAGTTGCATTCAAGGTGGAATTGCTGTCTATTTCTACGCGTCGTTGTGTATCTTGGCGTTAGGTATTGGTGGGGTAAAGGGTTCTCTTCCAGCACTTGGTGCTGACCAATTCGATGCTAAAAACCCGAAAGAAGCCAAGGGTCTTGCTAGCTATTTCAACTGGCTCTTGCTTAGTTCTGTTGTTGGTTCGTCAATTGGTGTTACTGTCATTGTTTGGTTTGCCACTAATAAGAACAATCAGAATTGGTGGAAAGGATTTCTTACTTGTGCTATTGGTTCTTCAGTCGGATTTATCTTTCTCGCGTTTGGGAAACCGTTCTACCGCCTTCAAGTCCCGCGAGAAAGCCCTCTTGTAAGAATTATACAG GCTGTAGTTGTGGCAATAAAAAATCGTGGGTTGTCACTTCCATTGGGAACTAGTGAACTATATGAGATCAACGAGAAAGATTCAGACCCAACAGCTCAAAAAATTGTTCATACCAATCAATTTAG GTGGCTGGACAAAGCAGCGATTCTCCATCGAAACGCTGAGCCCTCCCCTTGGAAAGTTTGCACAATAACACAAGTGGAAGAAGTAAAAATCTTAATTAGAATGCTGCCAATTATTGCTAGTACAATCCTGCTTAACACATGCATGGCACAGCTACAAACATTCTCAGTTCAACAAGGCTACCGAATGGATCCCCATCTTGGTTCTTTCCAAGTTCCAGCCGCTTCAATCCCCATCATCCCCTTACTCTTTATGATCATCCTTATTCCAATCTACGACCGTCTTTTTGTCCCCTTTATTCGTAATTTCACAAAGCATCCATCTGGAATCACACAGCTTCAAAGAATAGGTGTTGGCCTAGTTCTCTCGGCTCTGTCCATGGCCATCGCCGCAGTTATAGAAGTTAAGAGGAGAAATCAATCTTTGAATAATCCGTTGAAGCCCATTAGTCTTTTTTGGTTGGCATTTCAATACGGGATATTCGGTATTGCTGATATGTTTACTTTAGTGGGATCGCTTGAATTTTTCTACAAAGAAGCTCCTGCTGGCATGAGGTCACTCTCAACCTCTTTCACGTATATATCACAATCTTTTGGGTATTTCTTGAGCAGTGTTTTCGTGAGTGCTATAAATTCAGTTACGAAAAGAATCTCGCCAAGCAAACAAGGTTGGTTGTATGGACAAGATTTGGACAAGAACAATTTGAATTTGTTCTTTTGGTTCTTGGCAATCTTGAGCGGGCTCAACTTTATCTGCTTTCTGTATTTCGCAACATGGTACGAATACAAAAACAATGACGCAAATGTAGTCGATAAGAATGCTGTTCCAACTTCCCAGTCCATCAATCCTCTCTTCAAGGCAGTGGCGGAACAGGATCCGTTGAAGGCTGTAAATGGTGGCTCCGCCGTTGAGCTAACGAATGGGAAAGATTGA